A segment of the Candidatus Binataceae bacterium genome:
GGCGGTTTATATCGACGCCGAAATGCGCGTGGAGCGCCTCGACGAAAAACCCGCCGAGGGCACAGCCAAGACCGAGTGGAACAACGCGGGACTCTTCGCCGCGGGCCAGAGCTTGTTCGACTACCTGAAGCGCCTTGAGCTTTCGCCGCGTGGCGAATACGAACTGCCAGCTGCGATTTCGAAAATGATCGACGACGGGCTCACGGTGCGTGCTGTCGATATGCGCGGTTTCTGGAGCGATGTCGGCACGCCGAAGGATCTCGAAGCCGCACGCGCGCTGTTTAAGCCGAGACGGAAAACATCGTGAGCGCACGCGATTCCTGGGACGCCCCCGAGCTCGAACGCGCCGGCCATCTCGCGCGCGAAGTGCGAGCGATCGCCGGGGCGGATGCGACTATCTTCGCGGCGCGCGCTCCCGGGCGGGTGAACCTGATCGGCGAGCATACGGATTATAGCGGCCTCCCCGTGTTGCCGGTTGCGATCGACCGCTCGACGATCATCGCGGCCGCCGCAAATACGAGCGGCGAGATCATCCTGCGAAATGTCGATGCGGCATGGCCCGCGCGCAGCTTTCGCGTAGAGCGGCAGATTCCGTCGTATCCCGCGGGAGATTGGGGCAACTACGTCAAAGCCGCTGTGCAGGGCGTCATCGATCACTTCACGGCGCGCGGTGTCACGCAGTTTCGCGGAGGTACACTGTTTGTTGATGGCCGCGTACCCGCCGCCGCCGGGCTTTCGTCGTCGGCGGCGCTGACGGTTGCCACCGCTCTCGCGTTCATGGCGATGAACGGCCTCCGGCTCGAGCCGCTCGAAACGGCCGCGATGGTGGCGCGCAGCGAATGGTACGTCGGTACGCGCGCGGGCGGTATGGATCAGGCGGCGTCGTTGCTCGGCGAGCGTGACCACGCACTGTTCATCGAGTTCGATCCGCTTGCAGTGCATCCGGTGAAAATGCCGTCCGACGCGGCGCTCGTCGTTGCAGACAGCCTCGAGGCTGCAGACAAGTCTGGCACGGTGCGAGCGGAGTACAATCGCCGCGTAGTAGAGTGCGCTCTCGCGGCGCGAATCCTCGGCCAGGCGCTCGGGCTTGAAGGCGTTTGCGTTCTTGGCGACGTCGTGAAGAGCGTCAAGTCATTCGACTTCAGCGAGCTGGTCCGCGTTTTGAGTGACACCGCACGTGCGGAGCTCGGCGCCGATCTCACCGATGCAGCGCGAATCCTCGGTTCCTCGCGCGACACGCTTTCGAACCAACTGCTCGGCGAAGGTCCCGCCCGCATCGCTCTTGATCCGATGCGGCCTCTGAAAATTCTCGCCCGGGCGCGTCACGTGCTCGGCGAAACGTCGCGAGTGATGCGCGCGGTCGTGGCGCTCCAAACTGGCCGCCTCGACGAGATGGGCGCGCTGATGAATGCCTCGCACGCGAGCCTTGCTGACGACTATGAGTGCAGCACGCCCGCGCTCGACGCGCTCGTAGAATGCGCGCGGCGCGGCGGCGCGCTCGGCGCGCGCCTGACGGGAGCCGGCTTCGGCGGCTCGATCGTCGCACTCTGCCGTACTGACGACGCTCCACGCGTGATCGCCGAGCTCGATCGTGGCTACTACGAAAAGCGCGGCGCCTCCGCTGAGCAATCGCGCGCTGTGCTGCACGTCGGCCCGGGCGCGAGTGTCATCGAGATCGCCGCAGCGTGAATAGCCTCTCTCGCGGCTGCAGCAAGGCTGCAGCCGCCCATCGGGAGAGGCCGTCGCGATTCCGCGCCCCACTGAATTTTTCTCAGAGATAGAGAGAAGCTTAACGGCGGAGTCTGACGAGGCGCGCTGAGTGTGGGGGCATGGAAAAGACCTCTGCCAAAGGCGTTTCGGTGCCGGAGAGGCTCACTAACGATGCGCGGCCGGTTCCCAGATCCAATTCGCTGAGCTTCACCTGTGCGGGATCGTCGCCGCGGTTCAGCAGCGTCACGATCGTATCGTCGGATTCAAGCGTGCCGCGGAATTCGGCCTGGACCATTCCCCGCACCTCCGCTGATGACATCAAGTCAAGCGGATAGACCGTCTCGCGCGCGGCACGCGCATCGACCGCCGTGCCGATGCGCGCGGCGTCGCGATAAAGTGCCGCCGCTTCATCGTCGATGAGCGCCATGTCGTCTGAGATCAACAGCATGCCGCCGCTGGATGCGATCGTCGCGGCGAGCGCGCCGCGTTCTTCAGCGTTCAACTGCGTGTCGCGTGTGCGCAGCATCAGGCAGTCGGGGTCGTTGAGCCAAAGCCGGCGATGCATGAAGCTGCGTGCGATGATTGCGTCGAGCGCGTGCACCGTCGAAGGATCTTCTGCTGACGAGCCCCAATAGGGTGCGACGTCCGGCCCGATGCGCATCCCGTCAACGACGCCGACAGCGGGACCGAGCGGGCATCCGCATCCCAGGATGAACGCTTCCTCGCCCGCGCCCGCGCGGATCGCGTCGAGGCCGAGCCGCAGCATTGTGGCGCGCGTCATGTTCGTGTCCAGGCGCTTGCCCTCGGCGGCGCCCGCGAAAAGAAAGTCGAGTTTTAGATAGGTGAAGCCGAACGCGCGAGTAAGGCGCGTGAAGAGGCGCGTCAGATGCTCGCGGAACTCCGGATTGCTTGGATCGAGCGCGTACGCGAACCCCTCCGGGTCGGTTGTCCACTTTTTGTTATATCCGGCGCGAAGCGGTTCGCGATTTGCGTGCATTAGCAGCCACTCCGGATGCTCCTGCATGATCCGCGAATCGCGCGCGCACAGAAACGGCGCGGTCCATACGCCGGCGGCGAATCCCGCGCCGCGGATCTCATCCGCGATCCGTTTCAGGCCGCTCGGAAATTTCGCGTTGGTCGTGTCCCAGTCGCCGAGCGCCGATTGAAATCCATCGTCGAGCTGAATGACCTCGATCGGAATCCGATCGCGCATCGCGGCGAGCGTGCGGATATTCGCGAGCATCGCCTCTTCGCTGATGTCGTGAAAGTAGTGGTACCAGGAGCACCATCCGCGCTGATAGGAAGCGCTTGTGCGCGCTTTCATGAAGTCACCGAACAGCTCAGCCCAGTTGGCCGCGAGGTCGCCCTGTGAGCGATACGATTCAATCGTGAGCGGTGCAATTTCGCGCTCGTCGCCGGGCGCGAGCGTGATTCCATCGAGCAATGCGCGCGCGATCGCGAGATCGGGGCGTGTCACGGTGACAGTCGTCAGCTCGCTCGCCCCCTCGATGAACCCAACCAGCACGCTGTCGTCTGCCGCTACGCTTGTGATGATCGTGAACAACTCCGAAGTGGCCGCTTCGGGTGCAACGGCGGGACGCGTCGCCTCGCTCTGATGCGCGAGCCTCGTGATCGACGATGCGTGATCGCGGTGATGCTCGCGCATGCCGACGTCGACGGCGCCGGACGCGCTCCATGATTGATAGCCGTGCTTGAAGAAGCGGGCAGGGCGATCTGCCGGTAGCCCAGTTTCAACTTCAAAGAGCAGCGCGTCGAGCGTGATGGGCTCGTCGCGACAATTGCGAATCGCCGAGCGAATCACCGGCCGGCCGTTGTGATTGGTGAATCGAGCGGCGAGCTCGACCCCTTCGAGGATCGACGCAAACTCCGAATCGAACGCATCCAGAGACGCGCTTATGGTTTTGCGCGCGCCATCTCCCGACGCATATCGCAACTCGAGCCGCCTCAGCCGCATCTGATGACCGTGACAAAGCCCCGCATGCGCATCAAGACTCGACCGGTCCGGCCGGCTCTGACAGACTTGCACTGTCCCCCGGATTGGAGAGTGAGCCATCGACACGGTACCGGAGATTGAGGCCGCGGAGGCGGATGACGAGGCTGCGGATTTACTCGAAGCTGACGCGTGGACGGGCCGACTGGCGGCGTTCCGCGCCATGCGGCATCGCAATTTCCGGCTGTTCTTTGGCGGCCAGCTAGTCTCGCTGATCGGCACCTGGATGCAGTCGGTCGCGCAGGCCTGGCTGGTCCTCAAGCTTACCAATTCATCGCTGATGCTCGGCGTGGTCTCGTTCGCGAGCTACCTGCCGATCGTGCTGGTGGCGCTGTTCGCCGGCGTGGTCGTTGATCATGTCGATCGCCGCCGGCTTATAATCGCGGCGCAGACACTTTTGATGCTGAGTGCATTCGCGCTCGCTGCGCTCACCTTCATGGGCGTCGTGCGCGTCGAGTACGTCATCATCCTGGCCGCGCTCAATGGCCTTGTAAGTTCCTTCGATATGCCGGGGCGGCAGGCTTTCGTGGTCGAGATGGTCGGGCGCGAGGACCTGCCCAACGCGATCGCGATGAACTCGATGATCTTCAACGGCGCGCGCATGGTCGGCCCTGCCGTCGCCGGACTGCTGATCGCGGTAATCGGCGTGACAGGATGTTTCTTTCTGAACGGACTCTCGTTCCTGGCTGTTATCTGGAGCCTGTTCCAGATGGACATCCCGCGCCGTGAGCGCCGCCAATTCGGTGCCGAGATGATGCGGCAGGTGCGGCTCGGCCTCGCCTACGTATGGCGTCATCGGCCGACGTTCTGGCTGCTGGTGCTGGTCGCGATCAACTGCGGCTTCGCCGTTCAGTACACGGTGCTGATTCCGCTTTTCGCGCGCGACCTGCTGCACAGCGGCGCCCGCGGCTACGGGTTTTTGATGGCGGCGCAGGGACTCGGCGCAGTGCTGAGCGCGATCGTGATGAACTCGCGATCGAACGAGCCGCGCATGCTGCGGCAAAATCTGGTGTTCGGGCTCTTCTGCATGGCCGCGTCGATCGCGGCGTTCGGCATCTCGTACTGGATGTGGCTGTCGCTGCTCGCGCAGATGTTCATCGGCGCGGGACTGATGAATCACATGGTGACGACCAACACCATGCTCCAGCTCTTCGTGTCGGACGAGCTGCGCGGCCGCGTGATGAGCATCTACACGCTCTCGTTCATTGGCACAGCCCCGCTCGGCAGCCTGGGCGTCGGCTTGATCGGCGAGCATTTGAGCCCCCGTGTCGCGGTGGTCGCATGCGCCGGCTTCGCGCTCCTGTGCGCGCTCCTGCTGCTGACGCGCCTCTCGCTAATCGCAAGAGCCCAAGCGGAGCACGAGGCGCGGAACGATGCTTCAAATTACGACGAACCTGATACAGGCGAAGGCTCCGCTTCGGCAGCGGTTTGAGCTAAGGCATCGCGCGAGGGGTCGCAGACTCAGTCGGAGTTGGAGAACCGGACGGTATCGTCGTGGGAGTCGCAGTCGGGGTTGCAGCGATCGAAGACGTTTGAGTTGAGGATGGCGATGCAGGTGCTGACGGTGAAGCGCCGATGTTCCCTGCAATCAGCTTGGCGGAGACCTCGGAAGGCACGATCGATTCAGACCCTCGATCGAAAAATGCAAAGAAAATCCACGGCGGGAAAATCACCATCGGTGCAAGTTCCGCGAAAGTCCAAACCCCGTTGGATGATGTAGTCGTTGTCCTCGTCTGGTAAGGCAGGTAACCAGCCCTTTTTGATTGAGATTACGTGAGCTTCGCGCCGCGCCAGCTTGATTGATGTGGGTGTCGTTCCAGCGTCGTTGCCGTCCACCGTCACGTTCGCGCCCGAAGGTTCGCTGGAAATCGTGACCGTTTGCCTGGTGCCTCGCACCATCGTTCCGCATCCCGGCATCAACACGGATATCGCGCACAATGCGGAGATAACGCTTGGCCCAAGGGCACTCATTTCAGCGCTTGCAGGAAGTTCGGGTCATTGAACGATGCCTTGATCGCTTTGTCCGCGGCGGCGGCAATCAATCCACCGGAAGTGCTGTCCGGCACCGCACAGCTCATTCGTCCGTGAATCCTCGACCCGCGCGATCCCGACAGTGGACTTGGGCGGCACTTTCCCGAGTGGATTGAGTGGCGCGGCGGGGAAACGAGGTTGAACGGTGCCACATCCGGCATAGACCGCGGCCAGCAGCAAGGTAGCGAGTCGAAGCTTGAATAGTTTCCGAAAGAGTTGCCTGGCGCGCGTTTGTCGCGATGGCGGCGGCAGGCTGCTGACGGTCATGCGATTAACTAAAGTGTCTGGCGGCAGATCAGTCGACGATTCATTGGAGAATGCAGCCAGGCACAAGGTTTTGGTGCTGGATTGTTCGAGCCTTAAAAAAACAACGTGGTGCCTGACATCTACTTCGAGTAAAGATTTCTCGTCGAGGTGGCGTCATGAATCGGCGGGAGTTTCTTCGGCTTGCGGGGCTTGGCGGGTTGGGCGCGATGCTGCCCAGTGCGGGGTTTGGCGACATCAGAGAGCTGATCTCGCGAACCGCGCCGATGCTCGAGCGGCCGAACATCCTGATTCTCATGACCGATGAGCAGCGCGCGGTTCGCGATTGGCCGGCGGGATGGGCCGACGCCAATCTGCCCTCGCTCGGCCGCTTGCGCGCGCATGGGATCAATTTCAACTCGGCATTTGCCAACGCATGCCAGTGCTCGCCGAGCCGCAGCACGTTTCTTACGAGTACGTATGCGCCCGTGAATCGCGCGACGCTTACGCCGGCCACTCTGAATCCTGCGCTGCCGAATCTCGCCACGATCTTCGCGGCGGCGGGATACAACGTCGTGTACAAGGGCAAGTGGCATCTGACGGCCTCTTTCGTCCTCCCTTTCGCGGCTGACAGTTCACAGGATGTTAGCGACATAATCGCGAGCGACCAGGCGATGCAGGCGACGTACGGGTTTTCGGGATGGAACTCGCCCGACGCGGGCACCTCGTTGACGCAGGCGGCAAGCCTCGGCGGCGGACTTGGCGGCAACGACGCTCGTTATGTTTCGGGCACGAGTGCCGGGACGGCGACCAACGTCCTGCAGTTTCTCTCGACGTATGATTCCGATGCTCCGTTTTGCCTGATCGTGTCGCTCGTGAATCCGCACGATGTTTTCGTCTATCCCAAAGACGTCGTTGCTTCCGGCTACGATGTTTCGGCATTCAGCTCGCTGCCAATCGAGCTGCCGCCGACCTACGGCGAGGATCTTTCGACCAAGCCCGCGGTGCAGGCCTCATTCGTCGAATCGCTAAACAACGTGTGGCCCTTCGCGATGGGGGCCGAGCCGGTTCTGTACTCGCGCTTCTATGCCTATCTCAATATCCTGGCCGACGCTGAACTGATGCAGATCCTCGATCTGCTCGACGCCAAGGGGCTGACCGAGAAAACCTTGATCGTGAGAGTCGCGGATCACGGCGAACTGGGCCTTGCGCACGGCGGACTGCGGCAGAAGGATTACGCCGCATACGAAGAGATGATCCATATTCCAATGATCTTTTCGAATCCGCTCCTGTTTCCGCGACCGCTTGAAACCGATGCGCTGGGCGGGCTGATCGACGTGTTGCCCACTCTGATGGCGGTCGCGGGAATCAAGCCGGAGCCCGAGCTGCATCTGCAGGGCCAGAGCCTCGCGCCGCTGTTCGACAATCCACGGGGCTCGATCCAGGAGCGCATCCTGTTTACATACGACGACGGGTTGTTTTTACCGCTGCCGGTACAAGGTGCGGCGCATATTCGATGTATTCGCGAAGCGAACTGGAAGTTCGCGATGTACTTCGACCCGGCCGGAGCTTATCCGACCGAGTACGAGATGTACGACCTCATAAGAGACCCGCTCGAGACCGCCAACCTCGCTCACCGCCCGACTCCGATTCAATATCAATTCGAGCGTCTCCGCCTCGAAAGTGCTCTGCTCGAGATGATGGCTGCGACGCGCACACTGCCGAGCCAGATCGAGCCTCCCACTTAGTCGCGCTCAGGGTGGACAGCCTGCCTCGATAATGCGATCTGTCAATCGTTCGATAATTGAATCTTTCGACCTTGGACTGCACGCGCCAAGCGCGGCGATAAGCGAGGGAAAGGAGAGCCCCATGAAATTCGGACTGCTGTACGAGATGGAAACTCCGCGGCCGTGGCATGCGCTCAGCGAATACAACGTATATTGGGAGGCGCTGGCGCAGATCGAACTCGCGGACCGGATTGGTATCGACTACGTCTGGGAAGTCGAGCATCACTTCCTCGAGGAATACTCGCACAGCCCCGCGCCCGAGGTGTTCTACGGCGCGGTGACGCAGCGCACGCGCAACATCCGTATCGCACACGGCGTGCGGCTGCTGCCATTCAAGTTCAATAATCCAATCAAGGTGGCGGAGCAGGCTGCCGTGCTCGACATCATGAGCAACGGCCGCGTCGATCTCGGCACGGGCCGCTCGACGACCGCCCAGGAGCTCGATGGCTTCAGCGTGGATTACGATCGCACTCGCGCCGAGGTCCGCGAAGCGCTCGATGTCATCGTCAAAGCATGGACCGACGACATCCTCGAATACAACGGCAAGCTCATCCAGATCCCGCCCCGCCGCGTCGTGCCAAAGCCGATCCAGAAGCCGCATCCTCCGATGTGGATGGCGTGTGTTGCGCCCGACAGTTACCAGATGGCAGGCGATCGCGGTCTCGGCGTGCTCAGCTTCAGTCTGAATTTCGAGTTCGTGCAGTCAGCGATCCAGAGTTACAACAAGTCTTTCGAAAATCGCACCGATCAGGTTCCGAAGCTTCCCAACCAGGCTTTCGGCTCGATGCTGATTCTGCATATCGCGGAGAATAAGGACGACGAAGCGGTCGGGATGGAAGGCGCGCGATGGTTCATGCATAACGTCGCGAAGCTGTTCCAGCCGCTCATGACCAAGAACCAGCTCTATTCATACGAGTACCTGCGCAACCTGATGGCGGTCGATGTCGATCCCAAGGACATCCCTGACGCGCAACTGAAGCAGCATCCGATGGTCGTGGTTGGCAATCCCGACGAAGTGATCCGCAAGCTCGAAGGCTTCGAGAAAGCCGGCGTGACCCAGGTGATCTGCTTCAAGCAGGCAGGGCGCATCCCGCATCAGAAGATCATGAACTCGCTGCGACTGATGGCGAAGTACGTGCTGCCGCATTTCAATCCGCACAAGCGCGTCGCGATCGAAGAGCTCGCAAGCGCGGCCGCGCGCTAGTCGAAGATCACGAGGCGGCGAGGCTCGTAGCTCGCCGCCTTTTCATCTCCGCCCCGTTCCCGAACTCACTCTTTCATCGGATTGAATTGTTA
Coding sequences within it:
- the galK gene encoding galactokinase, producing MSARDSWDAPELERAGHLAREVRAIAGADATIFAARAPGRVNLIGEHTDYSGLPVLPVAIDRSTIIAAAANTSGEIILRNVDAAWPARSFRVERQIPSYPAGDWGNYVKAAVQGVIDHFTARGVTQFRGGTLFVDGRVPAAAGLSSSAALTVATALAFMAMNGLRLEPLETAAMVARSEWYVGTRAGGMDQAASLLGERDHALFIEFDPLAVHPVKMPSDAALVVADSLEAADKSGTVRAEYNRRVVECALAARILGQALGLEGVCVLGDVVKSVKSFDFSELVRVLSDTARAELGADLTDAARILGSSRDTLSNQLLGEGPARIALDPMRPLKILARARHVLGETSRVMRAVVALQTGRLDEMGALMNASHASLADDYECSTPALDALVECARRGGALGARLTGAGFGGSIVALCRTDDAPRVIAELDRGYYEKRGASAEQSRAVLHVGPGASVIEIAAA
- a CDS encoding sulfatase-like hydrolase/transferase, which encodes MNRREFLRLAGLGGLGAMLPSAGFGDIRELISRTAPMLERPNILILMTDEQRAVRDWPAGWADANLPSLGRLRAHGINFNSAFANACQCSPSRSTFLTSTYAPVNRATLTPATLNPALPNLATIFAAAGYNVVYKGKWHLTASFVLPFAADSSQDVSDIIASDQAMQATYGFSGWNSPDAGTSLTQAASLGGGLGGNDARYVSGTSAGTATNVLQFLSTYDSDAPFCLIVSLVNPHDVFVYPKDVVASGYDVSAFSSLPIELPPTYGEDLSTKPAVQASFVESLNNVWPFAMGAEPVLYSRFYAYLNILADAELMQILDLLDAKGLTEKTLIVRVADHGELGLAHGGLRQKDYAAYEEMIHIPMIFSNPLLFPRPLETDALGGLIDVLPTLMAVAGIKPEPELHLQGQSLAPLFDNPRGSIQERILFTYDDGLFLPLPVQGAAHIRCIREANWKFAMYFDPAGAYPTEYEMYDLIRDPLETANLAHRPTPIQYQFERLRLESALLEMMAATRTLPSQIEPPT
- a CDS encoding glycoside hydrolase family 36 protein; this encodes MRLRRLELRYASGDGARKTISASLDAFDSEFASILEGVELAARFTNHNGRPVIRSAIRNCRDEPITLDALLFEVETGLPADRPARFFKHGYQSWSASGAVDVGMREHHRDHASSITRLAHQSEATRPAVAPEAATSELFTIITSVAADDSVLVGFIEGASELTTVTVTRPDLAIARALLDGITLAPGDEREIAPLTIESYRSQGDLAANWAELFGDFMKARTSASYQRGWCSWYHYFHDISEEAMLANIRTLAAMRDRIPIEVIQLDDGFQSALGDWDTTNAKFPSGLKRIADEIRGAGFAAGVWTAPFLCARDSRIMQEHPEWLLMHANREPLRAGYNKKWTTDPEGFAYALDPSNPEFREHLTRLFTRLTRAFGFTYLKLDFLFAGAAEGKRLDTNMTRATMLRLGLDAIRAGAGEEAFILGCGCPLGPAVGVVDGMRIGPDVAPYWGSSAEDPSTVHALDAIIARSFMHRRLWLNDPDCLMLRTRDTQLNAEERGALAATIASSGGMLLISDDMALIDDEAAALYRDAARIGTAVDARAARETVYPLDLMSSAEVRGMVQAEFRGTLESDDTIVTLLNRGDDPAQVKLSELDLGTGRASLVSLSGTETPLAEVFSMPPHSARLVRLRR
- a CDS encoding PEGA domain-containing protein — encoded protein: MVRGTRQTVTISSEPSGANVTVDGNDAGTTPTSIKLARREAHVISIKKGWLPALPDEDNDYIIQRGLDFRGTCTDGDFPAVDFLCIFRSRV
- a CDS encoding MFS transporter; protein product: MRHRNFRLFFGGQLVSLIGTWMQSVAQAWLVLKLTNSSLMLGVVSFASYLPIVLVALFAGVVVDHVDRRRLIIAAQTLLMLSAFALAALTFMGVVRVEYVIILAALNGLVSSFDMPGRQAFVVEMVGREDLPNAIAMNSMIFNGARMVGPAVAGLLIAVIGVTGCFFLNGLSFLAVIWSLFQMDIPRRERRQFGAEMMRQVRLGLAYVWRHRPTFWLLVLVAINCGFAVQYTVLIPLFARDLLHSGARGYGFLMAAQGLGAVLSAIVMNSRSNEPRMLRQNLVFGLFCMAASIAAFGISYWMWLSLLAQMFIGAGLMNHMVTTNTMLQLFVSDELRGRVMSIYTLSFIGTAPLGSLGVGLIGEHLSPRVAVVACAGFALLCALLLLTRLSLIARAQAEHEARNDASNYDEPDTGEGSASAAV
- a CDS encoding LLM class flavin-dependent oxidoreductase: MKFGLLYEMETPRPWHALSEYNVYWEALAQIELADRIGIDYVWEVEHHFLEEYSHSPAPEVFYGAVTQRTRNIRIAHGVRLLPFKFNNPIKVAEQAAVLDIMSNGRVDLGTGRSTTAQELDGFSVDYDRTRAEVREALDVIVKAWTDDILEYNGKLIQIPPRRVVPKPIQKPHPPMWMACVAPDSYQMAGDRGLGVLSFSLNFEFVQSAIQSYNKSFENRTDQVPKLPNQAFGSMLILHIAENKDDEAVGMEGARWFMHNVAKLFQPLMTKNQLYSYEYLRNLMAVDVDPKDIPDAQLKQHPMVVVGNPDEVIRKLEGFEKAGVTQVICFKQAGRIPHQKIMNSLRLMAKYVLPHFNPHKRVAIEELASAAAR